A genome region from Wielerella bovis includes the following:
- a CDS encoding DUF58 domain-containing protein, with product MINLWKNKEILTITQDGTFTGRHVSLRPTKLCLSLLALSVAIWIGAANYQVNVAYAVCFWVLGFIGVAALLTWRQLLGLHVHLDFSDEVFAGQTADVLIKMNGGTRSRVVWWRGEYAEIIDEDDASQLTAWQRADISGSLPKNNQHTFTWHIPIMQRGYFPQPLLLRWATSAPFGLFHAECRLAWQSVAVAFAAPLPHNDFGTAALPDEEQTSQQAGAHGDDIAYLKNHQDGASLQHIAWKVYAKRGELMDKVFDEPPPSQHSEIISYRDYPQGTPIDKLASLLTYRVLQADKLGAPYTLELPNLTLTPQNGLREKCLNALALM from the coding sequence ATGATAAATTTATGGAAAAACAAAGAAATTCTCACCATTACACAAGATGGTACTTTTACAGGACGACACGTTTCATTGCGTCCAACCAAATTATGCCTTTCTTTATTGGCGTTGAGCGTGGCGATTTGGATTGGCGCGGCGAATTATCAAGTCAATGTCGCGTATGCCGTGTGTTTTTGGGTGCTCGGATTTATTGGCGTAGCGGCGTTGCTGACATGGCGACAATTGCTCGGTTTGCACGTTCATTTGGATTTTTCCGATGAAGTATTTGCGGGACAAACCGCAGATGTGTTGATAAAAATGAACGGCGGCACACGTTCGCGTGTTGTGTGGTGGCGTGGCGAATATGCCGAAATCATAGATGAAGATGATGCCAGTCAATTAACGGCATGGCAGCGAGCGGATATTTCAGGCAGCCTGCCAAAAAATAATCAGCACACATTCACATGGCACATTCCGATTATGCAACGCGGCTATTTTCCGCAGCCATTGTTATTAAGATGGGCAACATCCGCGCCATTTGGTTTATTTCACGCCGAATGTCGTTTAGCGTGGCAATCGGTGGCGGTAGCGTTTGCTGCGCCTTTGCCACACAATGATTTTGGTACAGCCGCTTTGCCCGATGAAGAACAAACATCGCAACAAGCAGGCGCACACGGCGATGACATTGCTTATTTGAAAAATCATCAGGACGGCGCAAGTTTGCAGCACATCGCGTGGAAAGTGTACGCCAAACGCGGCGAATTGATGGACAAAGTGTTTGATGAACCACCACCGAGCCAACACAGCGAAATCATTTCTTACCGTGATTATCCACAAGGTACACCGATTGATAAATTGGCAAGTTTGCTGACCTATCGCGTGTTGCAAGCGGATAAATTGGGTGCGCCCTACACTTTGGAATTGCCCAATTTAACGCTGACACCGCAAAATGGTCTGCGCGAAAAATGTTTGAATGCTTTGGCATTGATGTGA
- the pgeF gene encoding peptidoglycan editing factor PgeF, whose product MSHHTLNQAIHLPQPITGSFFAADWNAPRHVKTLISTRNGGVSEGVYRSLNLGAHVGDNPDHVVQNRAIVQTQVPVPLAYLNQIHSADVVQASDSVHTPQNADASWDNTGTVACAVMTADCLPVLFCDRAGTVVAAAHAGWRGLANGVLQNTVAAMGVEPIEIMAYFAPAIGAEAFEVGQDVFDAFVTDLPPAESAFQAIGGGKYLADIYFLARLILQREGVNQIFGGEHCTVLERDTFFSYRRDGQTGRMVSVIWLDKG is encoded by the coding sequence ATGTCGCACCACACACTCAATCAAGCCATTCATCTTCCCCAGCCCATCACAGGCAGCTTTTTTGCTGCCGACTGGAACGCGCCGCGCCATGTCAAAACATTGATAAGCACGCGCAATGGTGGCGTGAGTGAAGGCGTGTATCGCAGCCTGAATTTGGGCGCACATGTTGGCGATAATCCCGACCATGTCGTGCAAAATCGCGCCATTGTGCAAACGCAAGTCCCTGTTCCATTGGCATATTTAAACCAAATCCACAGCGCAGACGTAGTGCAAGCCAGCGATAGCGTGCATACGCCACAAAATGCCGATGCTTCGTGGGACAACACAGGCACGGTGGCGTGTGCCGTGATGACAGCGGATTGTTTGCCCGTATTATTTTGCGACCGCGCAGGCACGGTGGTGGCAGCGGCGCACGCAGGGTGGCGCGGTTTAGCCAATGGCGTATTGCAAAACACGGTGGCGGCAATGGGCGTAGAACCGATTGAAATCATGGCATATTTTGCACCTGCTATTGGAGCAGAAGCATTTGAAGTGGGACAAGATGTGTTTGATGCGTTTGTTACCGATTTGCCGCCAGCAGAATCCGCGTTTCAAGCGATTGGTGGCGGTAAGTATTTGGCAGATATTTATTTTTTGGCACGACTGATTTTGCAGCGTGAAGGCGTGAACCAGATTTTTGGAGGCGAACATTGCACGGTGTTGGAGCGCGACACGTTTTTCTCGTATCGCCGCGATGGACAAACGGGGCGCATGGTTAGTGTGATTTGGTTGGATAAGGGATAA
- a CDS encoding alpha/beta hydrolase, giving the protein MQHFIINETEISVFLPTERQPENLVWYTFPDNLTEAQNLAQLLPHHIVVAIFERDWERHFTPWAAPRLFKKGADFGGNAAEYYAHLLTQIVPQIEQQCGFQAAYRGILAYSLAGLMAMYGAYTQPFFDAIACVSGSLWFDGWSDFAAKNTPAQLPRAIYFSLGDQEANTHNQRMAQVQIATEYTVKLWQQYDLPVYFEINQGGHFDNVAQRLARAAWVLSGSLKTERTSICHP; this is encoded by the coding sequence ATGCAGCATTTCATCATCAATGAAACCGAAATCAGCGTTTTTTTGCCGACCGAAAGGCAGCCTGAAAACCTTGTTTGGTACACTTTTCCTGATAATTTAACCGAAGCACAAAATTTGGCGCAATTATTGCCTCATCATATTGTTGTGGCGATTTTTGAACGCGACTGGGAGCGTCATTTCACGCCATGGGCGGCACCTCGTTTGTTTAAAAAAGGAGCAGATTTTGGTGGCAATGCTGCCGAATATTATGCTCATTTGCTGACACAAATCGTGCCGCAAATTGAACAACAATGTGGTTTTCAGGCTGCCTATCGTGGGATTTTGGCTTATTCATTGGCAGGTTTAATGGCAATGTATGGGGCTTATACGCAGCCATTTTTTGATGCGATTGCCTGCGTTTCGGGCAGTTTGTGGTTTGATGGCTGGTCGGATTTTGCGGCAAAAAACACGCCAGCGCAGTTGCCACGCGCGATTTATTTTTCGCTGGGCGACCAAGAGGCCAACACGCACAATCAGCGTATGGCGCAAGTGCAAATCGCTACTGAATATACGGTTAAATTATGGCAACAATATGATTTACCTGTTTATTTTGAAATCAATCAGGGTGGACATTTTGATAATGTGGCGCAACGTTTGGCACGCGCCGCGTGGGTATTATCAGGCAGCCTGAAAACAGAAAGGACATCAATATGCCACCCATAA
- the recN gene encoding DNA repair protein RecN, whose product MLLALSLQDFVIVEKLNLNFQNGFTVLTGETGAGKSITLDALALLLGDKADYSQVRNGAKEAQLSALFDVSELPDLQQELCEQGLLSEQETELSIRRIIDAKGKSRSFINNQAATLAQLKAVGSQLIDIHGQNAHHSLNQETAQRQLLDAFSGSLNLVEQTKTDYQAWQNAKRALTAAQTQAENLAIERERLEWQFNELEQLNLETGEWETLNQSHDSLANAAELLQAAGEAQEIIDNDDSGILRMVHRCQRVLGRLSEVEPRFAESLAMLDSIEAELSEVSHLVGDVLSDVEINPNELAAKEERLQELMSAARKYRVEPEMLPEKLAEIQAALLDLEAAADIDALQKQVAQAEAAYMETAQKLSAKRHKAAAKLAKETTEHMQGLAMKGAKFHIELLPASPAAHGLEQVQYQVAANKGSQLRPLNKVASGGELARISLSIQVVTSQYTQVPTLIFDEVDTGIGGGVAETVGRALRTLGNKHQVLAVTHLPQVAACGEHHWQVAKHSDEEQTVSEIKVLDSDSRVDELARMLGGEKITDTTRTHAKEMLDLAAK is encoded by the coding sequence ATGCTACTCGCGCTTTCTTTACAAGATTTTGTGATTGTAGAAAAACTGAATTTAAACTTTCAAAATGGATTTACCGTGCTAACAGGCGAAACAGGCGCAGGCAAATCCATTACGCTGGATGCGCTCGCGCTGCTGCTGGGCGATAAGGCGGATTACAGCCAAGTACGCAATGGCGCAAAAGAAGCGCAGTTGTCGGCATTGTTTGATGTATCTGAACTGCCTGATTTGCAACAGGAATTGTGTGAACAAGGTTTATTGTCGGAACAGGAAACGGAATTGTCCATTCGCCGCATTATTGACGCGAAAGGCAAAAGCCGCAGTTTTATCAATAATCAGGCAGCGACTTTGGCGCAATTAAAGGCAGTAGGCTCGCAATTAATTGATATTCATGGGCAAAATGCACATCATTCGCTGAATCAGGAAACGGCGCAACGGCAATTATTGGATGCATTTTCAGGCAGCCTGAATCTGGTTGAGCAAACGAAAACAGATTATCAAGCATGGCAAAACGCCAAACGCGCACTTACCGCCGCGCAAACGCAAGCGGAAAATTTGGCGATTGAACGCGAGCGTTTAGAGTGGCAATTCAATGAGTTAGAGCAATTAAATTTAGAAACAGGTGAGTGGGAAACGCTGAATCAGTCGCACGACAGTTTGGCGAATGCGGCGGAATTGTTGCAGGCGGCTGGCGAAGCGCAAGAAATCATTGATAACGATGATAGTGGAATTTTGCGTATGGTGCATCGTTGTCAGCGCGTATTGGGACGATTGAGTGAAGTGGAACCGCGTTTTGCTGAAAGTTTGGCAATGCTCGATAGCATAGAAGCTGAGTTAAGCGAAGTGTCGCATTTGGTGGGCGATGTGTTGAGTGATGTGGAAATCAATCCCAATGAATTAGCGGCAAAGGAAGAACGTTTGCAAGAATTGATGTCGGCAGCAAGAAAATATCGTGTTGAACCTGAAATGCTGCCTGAAAAATTAGCAGAAATTCAGGCTGCCTTACTGGATTTGGAAGCCGCTGCGGATATTGATGCGCTGCAAAAACAAGTGGCGCAAGCGGAAGCGGCGTATATGGAAACCGCACAAAAACTATCCGCCAAACGCCATAAAGCTGCTGCAAAACTAGCCAAAGAAACCACTGAACACATGCAAGGTTTGGCGATGAAAGGGGCAAAATTCCACATTGAATTATTGCCTGCCAGCCCTGCGGCGCATGGTTTGGAGCAGGTGCAATATCAGGTGGCGGCAAATAAGGGCAGCCAGTTACGTCCATTAAACAAGGTAGCTTCGGGTGGAGAATTGGCACGGATTAGTTTGTCTATTCAAGTGGTTACCAGTCAATACACGCAAGTGCCAACTTTGATTTTTGACGAGGTGGACACGGGTATTGGCGGTGGTGTAGCGGAAACGGTGGGGCGCGCATTGCGCACATTGGGCAACAAACATCAGGTGTTGGCAGTAACACATTTGCCACAGGTAGCGGCGTGTGGCGAACATCATTGGCAGGTTGCGAAACACAGCGATGAAGAGCAAACGGTTAGTGAAATCAAAGTATTGGATTCGGATTCGCGTGTTGATGAATTGGCGCGTATGCTAGGCGGCGAGAAAATTACCGATACGACACGCACACATGCAAAAGAAATGTTGGATTTAGCGGCGAAATAA
- the era gene encoding GTPase Era, producing the protein MDIETFLAQEQNAAQGYHCGFIAIVGRPNVGKSTLMNHLIGQKISITSKKAQTTRHKVTGIHTDDTAQFVFVDTPGFQTDHRNALNDRLNLNVTEAMSGVDVIAFVIEAMRFTEADRTVLKQLPKNTPVVLVVNKIDKDKAKDKFALNQFIDEVKQEFDFAEVEVVSAKHGLRIVNLLATLRPMLPESVPMYPEDMVTDKSSRFLAMEIVREKLFRYLGEELPYAMNVEVEQFKEENGMNHIYIAVLVDKENQKPIVIGKGGEKLKKISTEARLDMEKLFDCKVYLKVWVKVKSGWADDIRFLNELGL; encoded by the coding sequence ATGGATATAGAAACCTTTTTGGCGCAAGAACAAAACGCCGCACAGGGCTACCATTGCGGTTTTATTGCGATTGTGGGTCGCCCGAACGTGGGTAAATCCACGCTGATGAACCATTTAATCGGGCAAAAAATCAGCATTACCAGCAAAAAAGCGCAAACCACGCGCCACAAAGTAACGGGCATCCACACCGATGACACCGCGCAATTCGTGTTTGTGGACACCCCCGGTTTTCAAACCGACCACCGCAACGCCTTGAACGACCGCCTGAATTTGAACGTAACCGAAGCGATGAGTGGCGTGGACGTGATTGCCTTTGTGATTGAAGCCATGCGTTTCACGGAAGCCGACCGCACGGTGTTGAAACAGTTGCCAAAAAACACGCCAGTTGTGCTGGTTGTAAACAAAATTGACAAGGACAAAGCGAAAGACAAATTCGCGCTCAATCAATTTATTGATGAGGTCAAACAAGAATTTGACTTTGCCGAAGTGGAAGTGGTGAGCGCGAAACACGGTTTGCGGATTGTGAATTTGTTGGCGACTTTGCGCCCCATGCTGCCTGAAAGCGTGCCAATGTACCCCGAAGACATGGTTACCGACAAATCCAGCCGCTTTTTGGCGATGGAGATTGTGCGCGAAAAACTGTTCCGCTATTTGGGCGAAGAATTGCCCTACGCCATGAATGTGGAAGTGGAACAATTTAAAGAAGAAAATGGCATGAACCACATCTACATCGCCGTGTTGGTGGACAAAGAAAATCAAAAGCCCATCGTCATCGGCAAAGGTGGCGAAAAGCTGAAAAAAATCTCCACCGAAGCGCGTTTGGACATGGAAAAACTGTTTGATTGCAAAGTGTATTTGAAAGTTTGGGTGAAAGTAAAATCGGGCTGGGCTGACGACATTCGTTTCTTGAATGAACTGGGTTTATAA
- a CDS encoding YgjV family protein produces the protein MIEVLGYIATTLVAASFLLKDVIKLRLVNASGAACFVVYGLIIGTYPVALLNAFLVCVNGYYIWKAKTENNK, from the coding sequence ATGATTGAAGTTTTAGGTTATATTGCCACAACATTAGTTGCAGCATCATTTCTATTAAAAGATGTGATTAAACTCCGTTTAGTGAATGCCAGTGGTGCAGCTTGTTTTGTTGTCTATGGATTGATTATTGGCACTTATCCTGTTGCCTTGCTCAATGCCTTTTTGGTATGCGTGAATGGCTATTACATTTGGAAAGCAAAAACAGAAAACAATAAATAG
- the gluQRS gene encoding tRNA glutamyl-Q(34) synthetase GluQRS — MYIGRFAPSPTGLLHIGSLLTALASYADARAHGGKWLVRMEDLDPPREMDGAAAHILRTLETFGFEWDGEVVYQSQRHDLYADALGSLKNRGLAYPCYCSRKDWHAAASMGVDGFVYNGACRENIFRLPETDADKQPAWRIKVSDEILAFDDAIVGRYAQQLARDIGDFVLQRADGFWAYQLAVVVDDAAQGITHIVRGQDLLVSTPRQIYLQHCLNLPTPQYAHLPLLLNRLGQKWSKQTLAPALDCEQKEMLLRQVMTYLNVPPAPEVDNVRDLLAWTVAHWDLVRVPRAAIQTES; from the coding sequence ATGTACATCGGACGTTTTGCCCCCAGCCCAACGGGTTTGTTGCACATTGGTTCTTTGCTCACCGCGTTGGCAAGTTATGCTGATGCACGCGCGCACGGTGGCAAATGGTTGGTACGCATGGAAGACCTTGACCCGCCGCGTGAAATGGACGGTGCGGCGGCGCATATTTTGCGGACATTGGAAACCTTTGGTTTTGAGTGGGACGGCGAAGTGGTGTATCAAAGTCAGCGTCATGATTTGTATGCCGATGCGTTGGGCAGCCTGAAAAATCGTGGTTTGGCGTATCCTTGTTATTGCAGTCGCAAGGATTGGCATGCAGCGGCAAGTATGGGTGTGGATGGTTTTGTGTACAACGGCGCGTGTCGTGAAAATATTTTCAGGCTGCCTGAAACAGATGCGGATAAACAGCCTGCATGGCGCATAAAAGTAAGCGATGAAATACTGGCATTTGATGATGCGATTGTCGGGCGATACGCGCAGCAATTGGCGCGTGATATTGGCGATTTTGTGTTGCAGCGTGCCGATGGATTTTGGGCGTACCAATTGGCGGTGGTGGTGGACGATGCGGCACAAGGCATCACGCATATTGTGCGCGGACAAGATTTATTGGTTTCCACGCCGCGCCAGATTTATTTGCAGCATTGCTTGAATCTGCCCACGCCGCAATATGCACATTTACCTTTATTGCTTAATCGTTTGGGACAAAAATGGTCTAAACAAACGCTGGCGCCTGCTTTGGATTGTGAACAAAAAGAAATGCTGTTGCGCCAAGTGATGACTTATTTGAATGTGCCGCCTGCGCCAGAAGTGGACAATGTGCGCGATTTATTGGCGTGGACGGTGGCGCATTGGGATTTGGTGCGAGTACCGCGTGCAGCGATTCAAACAGAATCATAA
- a CDS encoding NUDIX domain-containing protein codes for MPPIIHVVAGILYNESGEFLLSSRPAGKPYAGYWEFAGGKVEAGESEFAALQREFAEELGIDIQSATPWLAKFHQYEHAQVHLRFFRVQAHEWRGELQAREQQQWAWQRAGDLNVSPMLPANTALLNALAIPTQFSGSLKTGLVGHNTLGEYRVVPHHLAEITHQNVWLHYDEWRNLTRQPEKNSVWIIVDNVAQFQAALDADVFIWRVADDEMAHAVERILQDGAAQPIVVCAPATLCERWGKKWLAVGAQAVLCDDACALV; via the coding sequence ATGCCACCCATAATTCATGTGGTTGCAGGTATTTTATACAATGAGAGCGGCGAATTTTTGTTGTCATCGCGCCCCGCTGGCAAACCGTACGCAGGTTATTGGGAATTTGCGGGCGGAAAAGTGGAAGCGGGCGAAAGCGAATTTGCCGCGCTGCAACGCGAATTTGCCGAAGAATTAGGTATTGACATTCAAAGTGCAACGCCATGGTTGGCGAAATTTCATCAATATGAACACGCGCAGGTGCATTTGCGTTTTTTTCGGGTGCAAGCGCACGAATGGCGCGGCGAATTGCAAGCGCGGGAACAACAACAATGGGCATGGCAGCGTGCTGGCGATTTGAACGTATCGCCGATGTTGCCTGCCAATACGGCTTTGCTCAATGCTTTGGCGATTCCTACGCAATTTTCAGGCAGCCTGAAAACGGGGTTGGTCGGACACAATACGCTGGGCGAATACCGTGTTGTGCCACATCATTTGGCAGAAATCACGCATCAAAATGTGTGGCTGCATTATGATGAATGGCGCAATTTAACAAGGCAACCTGAAAAAAATAGTGTATGGATTATTGTGGACAATGTGGCGCAGTTTCAGGCTGCCTTGGATGCCGATGTGTTTATTTGGCGCGTGGCGGACGATGAAATGGCACACGCGGTGGAACGTATCTTGCAAGATGGCGCAGCACAACCGATTGTGGTATGCGCACCAGCTACATTATGTGAACGCTGGGGCAAAAAATGGCTGGCAGTTGGTGCACAAGCTGTTTTGTGTGATGATGCGTGCGCGTTGGTCTAG
- a CDS encoding class I SAM-dependent methyltransferase, with the protein MPLPTALNLIHDLLRRHVRTGDCVLDGTAGNGNDTLLLAQLVGDSGCVYAFDIQEQAIQNTAARLQQHGVQHRAKLILAGHERANEFISQTLAAAVFNLGYLPHGNPNITTQPENSIAAFQAALSLLKPRGLLLAALYHGHEQGKPETAAVLDFATQLPYAEYRVAKYEFINQDNCPPIFLAIEKR; encoded by the coding sequence ATGCCCCTACCCACCGCGCTTAATTTGATTCACGATTTACTCCGTCGCCACGTTCGCACAGGCGATTGCGTATTAGACGGCACCGCAGGCAACGGCAACGACACCCTATTATTGGCGCAATTAGTCGGCGATTCAGGCTGCGTATATGCCTTTGATATACAAGAACAAGCGATACAAAATACCGCCGCACGCTTGCAACAACACGGCGTACAACATCGCGCCAAATTGATTTTGGCAGGACACGAACGCGCCAACGAATTTATCTCACAAACACTTGCCGCCGCCGTATTTAATCTCGGCTATTTGCCACACGGCAACCCGAATATTACCACGCAGCCTGAAAACAGCATTGCCGCGTTTCAGGCTGCCTTATCCTTGCTCAAACCGCGCGGATTATTGCTCGCCGCCTTGTATCACGGACACGAGCAAGGTAAACCCGAAACCGCCGCCGTGTTAGATTTCGCCACGCAACTTCCTTATGCAGAATATCGCGTGGCGAAATACGAATTTATCAATCAAGATAATTGTCCGCCGATTTTTTTGGCAATAGAAAAACGTTGA
- a CDS encoding endonuclease/exonuclease/phosphatase family protein, with protein MQNFFSKRFHFLAILALLAFLVGQLLGKIHWFAELFSHFVPHYALLFALATIWARGKIWRGLWSICLIICLIFLFTPSSHHHNAANSWRMIWYNVNLNNDEPLSETEQILAYQPQIVALAEIDLNDARWQKLHDALPHGCEYQSDSPFALAVWSTQTWQSCTVHFVGDYPYIRAEQAGRVVYALHPQPPINRELAQSRAEYLAEIAPKIARENKILVVGDLNTSPFSPVFRQFVRTANIAPQTPNWWLTWRTFGLNIDHVLARETVQVQTMKWGQSDHRGLWVE; from the coding sequence ATGCAAAATTTTTTCAGTAAACGTTTCCATTTCTTGGCAATTTTGGCATTACTCGCGTTTCTTGTCGGACAATTATTGGGAAAAATCCATTGGTTTGCCGAATTGTTCAGCCATTTTGTGCCGCATTACGCACTACTATTTGCGTTGGCAACGATTTGGGCGCGTGGAAAAATATGGCGCGGTTTGTGGAGCATCTGTTTGATTATTTGCTTGATTTTCTTATTTACACCATCTAGCCATCATCATAATGCAGCAAACAGTTGGCGCATGATTTGGTACAACGTCAATTTAAACAACGATGAACCATTGAGCGAAACCGAGCAGATTTTGGCATATCAACCACAAATAGTGGCATTGGCAGAAATTGATTTGAACGATGCGCGTTGGCAAAAATTACATGATGCCTTGCCGCATGGTTGTGAATATCAATCTGATAGTCCGTTTGCCTTGGCAGTGTGGAGCACACAAACTTGGCAATCGTGTACTGTACATTTTGTCGGCGATTATCCATATATCCGTGCAGAACAAGCTGGGCGTGTGGTGTACGCGTTGCATCCGCAACCACCGATTAACCGTGAATTGGCTCAATCACGAGCCGAATATTTAGCCGAAATTGCACCTAAAATTGCGCGTGAAAATAAGATTTTAGTGGTAGGCGATTTAAATACCAGTCCATTTTCTCCTGTGTTTCGTCAATTTGTTCGTACCGCAAATATTGCGCCGCAAACGCCTAATTGGTGGCTTACTTGGCGAACATTTGGGCTGAATATTGACCATGTATTAGCGCGTGAAACAGTACAAGTGCAAACCATGAAATGGGGACAATCTGACCATCGTGGCTTGTGGGTGGAATGA
- a CDS encoding Mth938-like domain-containing protein: MQFNELTSQNVPQINSISSNEIVINDIAYTQAICIQPTGVQTICAATPHDLRPEDFQAALNQGADVLLVGTGSQQQFLSPSIVAQIAQYGIGIECMNTAAACRTYTLLTGEGRNVWAWLWL, encoded by the coding sequence ATGCAATTCAATGAATTAACCAGCCAAAATGTACCGCAAATTAACAGCATTTCCAGCAACGAAATCGTCATCAACGACATAGCTTACACACAAGCTATTTGCATTCAACCGACAGGCGTGCAAACCATTTGCGCTGCTACGCCACACGATTTACGCCCCGAAGATTTTCAGGCTGCCCTCAATCAAGGCGCGGACGTATTATTGGTCGGCACAGGCTCGCAACAACAATTTTTGTCGCCATCTATCGTGGCACAAATCGCTCAATACGGCATCGGCATAGAATGTATGAACACCGCCGCTGCTTGTCGCACCTACACTTTGCTCACAGGCGAAGGACGCAATGTCTGGGCATGGTTGTGGTTGTAA